The Carassius carassius chromosome 31, fCarCar2.1, whole genome shotgun sequence genome includes a region encoding these proteins:
- the LOC132111272 gene encoding zona pellucida sperm-binding protein 3-like → MGFLQGVLVLVVIVAFDLKSASGSLKHRQSPSIVKPQSAPASRDPTLSSQGFLNPFQKASQFPSLDSRRLAQEPLGLQEKQLLQGPVKPLDWNFPIVPEVQPELAVNFQLRQPVTLSNVAVQCSENRVLVEVKKDMFNNGQLIQPSGLSMGGCPVVGEDSASGVLIFEYELQDCNSVLMMTGDELVYTFALNYTPVAFVGTPITRTEGAVVGVQCHYQRLCNVSSNALRPTWVPYASTEVGEDVLVFSMNLMMDDWSNQRPSNVYYLGDIINIEASVKAYNHVPLRVFVDHCVATQVPDVTSVPRYSFIENHGCLVDAKATASSSHFLPRTQEDQIRFQLEAFMFQGGSSHSIYITCTVKATLASAPSDALHKSCSFSNGWLAADGNHQACACCESTCGSDGGSDAPIGGVQWEGKALLGPVMVQGRQKTLGGLQ, encoded by the exons ATGGGCTTCTTGCAAGGTGTGTTAGTGTTGGTTGTGATTGTGGCTTTTGACCTGAAGAGTGCATCGGGAAGTTTGAAACACCGTCAAAGTCCGAGCATTGTGAAGCCACAATCAGCTCCAGCTTCCAGAGATCCTACTCTTTCTTCTCAAGGGTTCTTGAATCCTTTCCAAAAGGCTTCTCAGTTTCCAAGTCTTGACTCAAGAAGACTTGCACAagagcctcttggtcttcaggagaagcagcTGTTGCAGGGTCCAGTCAAGCCTTTGGACTGGAATTTTCCCATCGTTCCAGAGGTGCAACCTGAGTTAGCTGTGAACTTCCAGTTGAGGCAACCTGTGACTCTCAGTAATGTGGCTGTTCAATGCAGTGAGAACCGGGTTCTTGTGGAGGTGAAGAAAGATATGTTCAACAATGGTCAgctgatccagccatctggttTGTCTATGGGAGGCTGTCCTGTTGTTGGTGAGGACTCTGCCTCTGGGGTGCTCATCTTTGAATATGAACTACAGGACTGCAATAGTGTGCTGATG ATGACTGGGGATGAGCTCGTCTACACCTTTGCTCTTAACTACACCCCTGTGGCATTTGTTGGCACTCCGATTACCCGTACTGAGGGTGCAGTTGTTGGTGTTCAATGCCACTATCAAAG ATTGTGTAATGTGAGCAGTAATGCTTTGAGGCCAACTTGGGTTCCTTATGCTTCAACGGAGGTTGGCGAGGACGTCTTGGTGTTCTCCATGAACCTCATGATGG atgactggtccAATCAGAGGCCTTCAAATGTGTACTACTTGGGTGACATTATTAATATTGAGGCATCTGTGAAGGCGTACAACCACGTCCCCCTTCGTGTGTTTGTGGACCActgtgtggccacccaagtacctgatgtgaCTTCTGTTCCAAGATATTCCttcattgagaatcatgg GTGCCTTGTGGATGCCAAGGCTACGGCTTCCAGCTCCCACTTCTTGCCTCGAACCCAGGAAGACCAGatccggttccagctggaggcTTTCATGTTCCAGGGAGGATCCAGTCATTCT atctacataACGTGTACTgtgaaggccactcttgcttctgcacccAGTGACGCtctccacaaatcctgttccttttCCAACGG gtggcttgctgctgatgggaaccaCCAGGCTTGTGCTTGCTGTGAATCAACGTGTGGTTCTGATGGGGGAAGTGATGCTCCTATTGGGG GTGTTCAGTGGGAAGGCAAGGCCTTACTCGGTCCTGTAATGGTTCAAGGGCGACAGAAGACTTTAGGTGGACTTCAATAA